The genomic DNA GGCACCAAGTAGTCACGTGCGCCTTCTGGAGTCGCCTTGGTGAGTACTGGGGTTTCGATGTCTAAAAAGTCATTGTCATCGAGGAAACGACGGACAAAGCTGGTGGCTTTAGCACGCAGTTTAATCCGATCGCTCATTTCAGGGCGGCGCAAATCAAGGTAGCGATACTTCAGGCGCTGCTCTTCGGAAATAAACTGGTTAAAGTCAATCGGCATCGGTGCACTGCGGTTGATGATCTCCAACCCTTTCGCCACCACTTCGACTTCGCCTGTGGCCATATCACTGTTGATCTGGCTCTCTGGACGCGCACGAACTTCACCACGGATAGTCAGGCAAAATTCGTTACGCAATTTGTTTGCTTGCTCGTAAACATCACCCATATCAGGGTCAATCACAACTTGCACCAGACCCTCACGGTCGCGCATGTCGATAAAAATCAAGCCGCCCAAATCACGGCGGCGGTTAACCCAACCACAAAGACTAACTTCTTGCCCGACGTGGGCTTTATTCAGGTGACCACAATACTGGGTGCGCATAGATTATTCCTGATCTGTTCTGATGATTCCGCTTGCCCCTGGGGCACAAGCCTGCCAAATACTGAGGGGAATTCGGGTAACAGCGTCTGTCGTACCTGACGGTACGCCCCCATGAGTGCCGTTACTGTCAAAGCCTGCCATTATAAAGGAAAAGCCCCGCTCTTGGTAAAGCGATCGCGCTTAAAACCGATAGTTTTTTTGTTCAATTCCTTTTAGGCTAGTGACCTATTGGTTGGCAAGGCATCATTACGGGCATGGTATCCCTATTACACCAAGACCTGAATCCGCCCTTACGATTGGGGCTGACACAATGGTCTCATCCTAGTTGGCAGCATCATTTTTACCCGCCAGGCACAAAGTCGGGTGAGCGTTTAGCCCGCTATGCCGAGGTGTTTAACACGGTTGAAGGAAATACGACCTTTTACGCCTCCCCGTCGCCGCAAACAGTGAGTAATTGGGCGGCCGCCATTCCAGACAGTTTTCAATTTACCTTTAAGCTGCCTAAAACCATTACTCATCAATGCCAGCTGCGTCATGCACAGGACTTAACCGCTGACTTTATCAAGCTGATGGCTCCGCTCCATAACCATATTGGTCAGTGGACGATTCAGCTACCGGCGCGTTTTGGCCCTGAGGGGTTAGCAAGCTTAGCGGCATTTCTTGAATCACTACCCCGCGCGTTTTCCCTTGGGGTAGAGGTGCGCCACCCCGCCTTTTTTGCCAAAGGCGAGGCAGAGAAAGCGCTCAACCG from Salinivibrio kushneri includes the following:
- a CDS encoding DUF72 domain-containing protein, giving the protein MVSLLHQDLNPPLRLGLTQWSHPSWQHHFYPPGTKSGERLARYAEVFNTVEGNTTFYASPSPQTVSNWAAAIPDSFQFTFKLPKTITHQCQLRHAQDLTADFIKLMAPLHNHIGQWTIQLPARFGPEGLASLAAFLESLPRAFSLGVEVRHPAFFAKGEAEKALNRLLIDHHANRVIMDSRPVFAAKPDTPAIIDAQKKKPRVPVHAIATSDAPMIRFIGHPDLPENTAFFDPWIPRLSKWIAAGKTPYLMIHTSDNDQAPALAAQLYQRLDLSTPLASVTRAAQSQQGALF